ACTACTCGTATGAAACGGAAGTGCTGGTCGCTTCCGTCCGCCATCCCATGCACGTGGTCGAAGCCGCCCTGCTTGGGGCCGACGTCTGCACCATGCCCTTCAATGTCATTGATAAGCTGATTCAGCATCCGCTGACCGACCTCGGACTGAAGAAATTCCTCGAAGACTGGGAGAAGGTGAAAGGCAGATGATTCCGCGTTACACGCCGCGCGACATCGGCAAGCTCTGGACCGATGAGCACAAGTTCGCGACCTGGCTCAAGGTCGAGCTTGCCGTCGCCGAAGTGCAGGCGCAAATGGGTATTATCCCTGCGTCCGCATATCACCAACTCAAGGCGAACGCCAAGTTCTCGGTCAAGCGCATCGACAAGATCGAAGCCGAAGTCAAGCATGATGTCATCGCCTTTCTCACCTCGGTCTCCGAGAACGTCGGTGGAGCCGCCAAGTATCTCCACTTCGGCATGACCTCGTCTGATCTGGTCGATACGGCGCAAGGCGTGACGTTGAAGGAAGCGGGCGAACTGATCCTGCACCGGCTCGCAGCCGCCGCCCGCGAAGTCCGCAAGAAAGCAATTCGCTATAAGAAGACTCCCTGCATGGGGCGAACCCACGGTGTGCACGCCGAACCGACAACCATCGGCCTGAAGTTCCTGCTTTGGTATATGGAGCTGCAGCGCCAGCGCGAACGCCTGCAACATGCCGTCAAGACGGTCGCCGTCGGGAAGATCTCCGGTGCCGTCGGCAACTATGCCAACCTCGACCCCAAAATCGAAGCCGCCGTCTGCCGCAAGCTCGGCATTGCCGCCGCGCCGATTTCGACCCAGGTCCTGCAGCGTGATCGCCATGCCGAGTTCATCGCCGCCATCGCCCTCCTCGGTGCTTCGCTGGAGAAGTTCGCCACCGAAATCCGCGCTCTCCAGAAGACTGAAGTCCTCGAGATGGAAGAGGGTTTCTCGAAAGGCCAGAAGGGCTCGTCGGCGATGCCGCACAAGCGCAATCCCATCACCTGCGAGCGGATCGCCGGACTCGCCCGCGTCCTGCGCGGCAATATGGTCGCGTCCTACGAAAACATCCCCCTCTGGCACGAGCGCGACATCACGCACTCTTCCGTCGAACGCGTCATTCTTCCTGACTCGACCGCGCTCATCTCTTACATGCTCGATCTGTTCACGCAGGTGATCGCTAATCTCCAGGTCTACCCCAAAAACGCACGCCGCAATCTTGAGCTTACCGGCGGCTTGGTGTTCAGCGGCCGGCTGCTCTTGGCGTTGGCCGCGGCTTGCGGTTCTCGTGAAAAAGCCTATCGCATGGTGCAGCGCAATGCCATGGCCGGCTGGCAGGGGAGAGGCCGCTTCATCGACCTGGTCAAAGCCGATCCCGATATCGCTCGCTATCTGCGGCCGCAACAGGTCGAAGCCTGCTTTGACCTTGCTTATTATTTCCGTAATGTCGATAAGATCTATGCGAAGTGCCTGAAATGATCGAACGCGACGGACTGCGGTTCATCGTCCCGGCCGCGCTGGCCTCCCTCTTGTGCTGGCTGCTGGTCTATGCCACCCACTCCTATATGGGCATGGTTCTGGCGTTGCTGGCGACGGCGTGTACCGGATTTGTCATCTACTTCTTCCGCGATCCTGATCGCACGCCGCCCGCCGGCGAAAACAGCATCCTGTCGCCCGGCGATGGCAAGGTGATCGTCGTCGAAGAGCGCACCTTTGCCGACGGGACAACGTATAATCTGGTGTCGATATTCCTGTCCGTGTTCGATGTGCACGTCAACCGCATCCCGATCAGCGGCACGGTCAAGCGCGTCGAGTATATTCCCGGACGATTTCATCGCGCCTACGAACCGCAGGCTGTTAGCGAGAATGAACGCGCCGAAATCACCATTGCCTCTCGCTGCGGCGATGTCCGCTTCAGTCAGGTCGCCGGAATCCTGGCGCGGCGGGTTGTTTGCCGCGTGCGCGAGGGCGATACCGTCACCCGCGGCGCCCGCTGCGGATTGATCCGCTTCGGCTCGCGCGTCGACCTGTTTCTGGATCACCGCGTCCACCTCGAGGTCAAAATCGGCGACCGTGTCGCCGGAGGAGTCAGCGTCATTGGACGATTCCCGCAAGATGGCTAATTTCCGCGGCATCTTCCCCGGCGCCTTCACAATGGGGAACATGCTGTGCGGATTCTTTTCGATCCTCTCGGCGCACAACAACGAGCCGGCGCGCGCCGCTTGGTTTGTCATCCTCGCTGCCTTCCTCGATGGCCTTGACGGCAAAGTTGCCCGCCTCTCACGCGGTACCAGCAACTTTGGCAAAGAACTCGACTCCCTCGCGGACATCGTTTCCTTCGGCGTCGCTCCTGCCTTTCTCGTCTGGTCGGCCAGTCTCGGCAACTTCGACCGCTATGGCTTCATGATCGGCGCCGTCTTTATGATGGCTGGAGCTTTCCGTTTGGCTCGCTATAACGTCATGGCCGACCCGCATACCAAGTCCCACTTCGTCGGTCTGCCGATCCCGATTGCCGCGATCACCGTCTGCTCTTACTTCATCTTCAGCCTCAGCCTCTGGCAAGAGATTCGATTCCCGGAACTCGTTGTTGGAATGATGATTATCTGTTCCGCGCTGATGGTCTCCAACGTGTTCTACGACTCTCTGCCGGAGCGCTTCGACCGCCGAGAAAACCGTTGGCGCATGGCTTTTATTTTGGTATTCTTGATCGCGCTGTTGATAAAACCGCGACTGGCGTTGTTTCCTTTTATGGCCGCTTACGTCCTGTTCGGCGTCGCGCGGGAAGCAGTCCGAATCATGAATAACACTCGTCGAAACCATCGGGAAAGAAAAGATGTCCAAGAATAAGAAGGTTGTGTGCCGGGTTCGGCTCAAAGACGGCGTCCTTGATCCTCAGGGCGTCACGATCAAACATGCCCTGGAACAACTGGGTTTTGCCGACGTTCTTGATGTTCGTTCCGGTAAGGTCTTTGAACTCACCTTCAAAGACACTGCCAACGGCAATCTCAAGGCGATGACTGAGGAGATTTGCCGCAAAGTCCTGGCCAATCCGGTCATCGAAGAATTCGAAGTCGGAGAAGTGTAATTGCGTTTCGGAGTTGTCACCTTTCCCGGTTCCAACTGCGACTATGATTCCTTCATGGTTATCCGCGAGCAATTGGGCGAGCAGGCGGAGTTCATCTGGCACAAAGACCATAACCTGGCTGGTTTTGACTGCATCATCCTTCCCGGCGGCTTCTCTTACGGTGATTATCTGCGTTCCGGTGCGATTGCGCGTTACTCGCCAGTGATGAAATCGGTTATCCAATACGTCAATGACGGCGGTCTTGTGATCGGCATCTGCAACGGCTTCCAGGTGTTGCTCGAATCCGGGCTGCTCCCGGGCGCGATGCTGCGCAATAAGACTCTCCGTTTTATCTGCAAGCACGTCTACTTGCGCTGTGAAACGACCGACTCGCCGTTTTCGAATTGCCTCGCCGTTGGGGAAGTCCTGAAAATCCCGATCGCCCACACCGACGGCAATTATTACTGGTACACGGGTGACGTTGCCGAATTAGAACGCAACAATCAGGTGATCTTCCGGTATAGTACGCCGGAAGGCGAAATCACGGCACCGGCCAACCCCAACGGCAGCATCAACAATATCGCCGGCCTGTGTAATCGTCGACGCAATGTGTTCGGCATGATGCCGCACCCCGAACGCGCCAGCGAGGCGCTGCTGGGTTCCGCCGACGGCCTCAAAATCTTTCAGTCGATACTCGCCTATGCGCGATCGGGAGTGACCGCTTGAAAAAGAGCGAGATCGTCTTTCTGATTGTCTCACTCCTGCTGGCGGCGATTGTCGGGGGACTCTTGGGCGACATCATCGGCGAGTTCTTGCCCCAGGGCGTCGCTAAAACGTTGTTTCAGAAGCATCTGTCGATCGGATTCAGTCCCGTTTCCCTCGACCTGTTTTCCATCGCCCTGACGCTCGGATTGATGATCAAAATCAATTTTGTCAGCGTACTCTTTGTGGTGATGGTAATCATCTATTTTCGCTGGTGGTATATTTAGAGGAATCAGGAGTCAAACATGCCGAATCTCGGTTTTCAGGAACTCATCATTATCTTCTTGATCGTGCTGCTGTTGTTCGGCGCCAAGAAGATACCGGATATCGCTGCCGGCCTCGGCCGCGGCATCCGCGACTTCAAACGGGCCATGAAGGATACCGGAGACGAAATCCAGAAGTCGACCACAACCGATCCATCCGCCCCGAACTCGTCCGCGGCGCCCGACAAGAAGGAATAAATGTTCAGCCAGGAAGACCTTCGGCGCATTCAAGTCACGCTCGGCGCCTCTGAGGCCGTCTGGGAAAACGATCACTACCGCCTCAAGATCGTGCAGGCGGAAGAAAAACGTTCCCTGGTGCTGGAAATCTACCCCGATACGCAACTCGGCAAGGATCGCGGCGCCCTGATTGTCGTCTACACCGGCGGCGCTCACCTGCAATTGCATAATTGCTCCGGCTTCGTCGCCAGCGAGGAGCTGGGCGAGGTGACCTTCGTCGCCGAAACCACCGACCGCATCTCCGGCCTGGTGGTCGAACGCGAGGCCGCCTGCTCGCTCTACTCCGACATCAACCGCGACCTGATTTCCTCCGACTTCTCGCGCTTCGGCGTCGAAGTCATGCTCTCCGGCGTCGCCCTCTCGCTCGCCGAAGACCTCTTCAACAAGTAAAAAGGGCGCGGTAACCGCGCCCTGACAACGAATTTCCTGGCTTTGGGTCTGCTGCCCTACGCCATTGCCGGCTTCTTGGCGAATGACACCGTGAAGTCCTCCAAGGCCGCCGCGAATTCTTTCGCCGACCGGTAGCGCTCCAGCGGGTCCTTGGCCAGCGCCTTCTTCATGATCAAGTCAAACAACGGCGGAATCTTCGGATCGATCGCCGTCGCGGCCACCGGCTCCTCGTTGAGAATCTTGTACACCAGTTGCGAAATATTCTCTCCGACAAACGGCCGCCGGTGCGTCAGCATCTCGTACAGCACCACCCCGAGGCTGAAAATGTCCGAACTCGGTGTGACGTCCTTGCCGCGCAGTTGTTCCGGCGAAATGTAATTCGGCGTCCCCATCGCAATCCCCGTCTGCGTCATGCTCGACGATTCAAAATGCGCGATACCGAAATCCATCACCTTGACCCGGAATCCGTCCATCACCATGATGTTGGCCGGCTTGATGTCGCGATGGATGATGCCCATCTTATGGGCGTACTCCAAGGCCGAACAAGTCTGAATAATGATCGACGCCAGAATCCGGTAGTTCAACTGCAAATTCCGCTTCAATACCGCTTCCAGCGTGTAGCCCTCGATGTATTCCATGGCGATATATTGCAGGTTGCCCTGCATGCCGACGTCGTAGATCGTCACGATGTTCGGATGCGAAAGATTGCCCGCCGCCTTGGCCTCGCGATTGAGCCGTTCCTTCAGTTCGTTCAGCTCCGACGGATCGGCAATCGAGTCCAGCCGGATCGTCTTGAGCGCCACCAGGCGGTCGATGGCCGGGTCCTTGCCTTTGTAAACCGTGCCCATCGCTCCCTTGCCCAACGGCTCGATCACTTGATAGCGGCCGAACGACATGGGTTGCCCTTCGCTGGAGAAACGCACCCCATAAATCTTCTTCTCTTCGTCGGTCAAGATCAGCTCATCGTCAACGCTCTTGCGCCTGGCCGAGGCCGGCGGCGGTGGGGGCGGTTGCGAACCCGGAATCTTCGACATGTCGACATCGAGCAGGTCCGGGATGAAGGTCTTGGTCTCGTTCGCCTCGGTCGCGGTCACATCCTGTTGCACTTCCTGCATTGTCCGATCCAGCGCTCTCATCTTGCCCGTCTCGTGCCGGCGAATCGTCTCTTCCGAAACCAGCTCGCCGCCCCGCTTGACCGCTTCAAAATCGAGGCGAATCGTCTCGCTGAAGACCTCCGGCGTACTCACCTCGTCGTGCATCAACCGCTTCGGAATATCCTCGAATGTGATCTCCTGACCGGTATCGCGGCGGGTGGCGATCGGCTCGCCGTCGAGCAGCTTCTTCAGGTCAAGCCCGCGGCTAATCGACGACGTCAACTCACGCTCGCGGCTCGGCCTTACTACAATGGAAGCACCCAGGAAAAGGAGCACCGTGATGATCGGATACAGCACGTTCATCACCGTGTTCAGCGAATCAAATAACACGAAGTTGATATTGACCAGGATGAAGGCCAGGATGAAAAGGGCAATGAGGCGGTAAATCTGACCCATGCGCGGCAGGATCAAACCGCCGAACGCGCCCAGGCCGAGAATCAACAGCAGATCGATCGGAATCGGGAAGTCAAACCGCTTCGGCGCCGTCCCGTCGATCAGGTTCTGCGCCGTCGCCGCGCAAAATTGGTACGACGGCAGATTGCCGGCCAGCGCGGTTTCCACAAATTGGAAATCACCGAGTCCGGTGGCCGCCACGATCACCGCCTTGTCGCGCACCGTGCTCGGATCGGCATCGCCGGTCAGCACGTCGATCGCCGACACCAATTGATACGCCTTGCCCGCCGCCGGCAATGTCACCAATAGCCGACCCTGATCATCGGTCGGCAGCTCGCGGCCGCTCATCGTCAGCCGGCCGCGTCCGGAGAAACCGAAGCTGGTGCTGTTGCCGCCCAGATACAGGTTCGCCAACTGCACCGGCGCCGAGACAAAGACTTTGTCCTCAAAGTTGACGACGGTATTCAACGAGCGAACCTTGTCGTCAAAGTCGGGCTCAAAATAACGGAAGCCGACTCCGGCAACATTCTCCGCAAAAATGCGCGGCGGCACAAACGCCGCCACCACCCGCGGCAATTTCTCGATGTCGACATCTTTGGTCGGCATCAGGGAAGAGAAGTGGAAATAATCGGGGGCCGGGCGTAATGAACCGCCCTCGCGCGACACCACGATGTCAAACGGCAGTACGATGTTGCTGCAATCGCGCATCGACTCCGCCAGTTGGTTGGAATTGCCGGAGGCAAATTCCTCGGCGCGCTCACCGAGCGGGAAGTCGAGCATCACCGC
This window of the Candidatus Zixiibacteriota bacterium genome carries:
- a CDS encoding protein kinase gives rise to the protein MKKYISRWETLSARLKGGILYWLLTLFVIILYLQNVQPLQSLELMIEDQIRSSRPLEPDKSKVTVVAIDAKSVDAVGTWPWDHGRISDLLITICDYRPKAVMLDFPLGERAEEFASGNSNQLAESMRDCSNIVLPFDIVVSREGGSLRPAPDYFHFSSLMPTKDVDIEKLPRVVAAFVPPRIFAENVAGVGFRYFEPDFDDKVRSLNTVVNFEDKVFVSAPVQLANLYLGGNSTSFGFSGRGRLTMSGRELPTDDQGRLLVTLPAAGKAYQLVSAIDVLTGDADPSTVRDKAVIVAATGLGDFQFVETALAGNLPSYQFCAATAQNLIDGTAPKRFDFPIPIDLLLILGLGAFGGLILPRMGQIYRLIALFILAFILVNINFVLFDSLNTVMNVLYPIITVLLFLGASIVVRPSRERELTSSISRGLDLKKLLDGEPIATRRDTGQEITFEDIPKRLMHDEVSTPEVFSETIRLDFEAVKRGGELVSEETIRRHETGKMRALDRTMQEVQQDVTATEANETKTFIPDLLDVDMSKIPGSQPPPPPPASARRKSVDDELILTDEEKKIYGVRFSSEGQPMSFGRYQVIEPLGKGAMGTVYKGKDPAIDRLVALKTIRLDSIADPSELNELKERLNREAKAAGNLSHPNIVTIYDVGMQGNLQYIAMEYIEGYTLEAVLKRNLQLNYRILASIIIQTCSALEYAHKMGIIHRDIKPANIMVMDGFRVKVMDFGIAHFESSSMTQTGIAMGTPNYISPEQLRGKDVTPSSDIFSLGVVLYEMLTHRRPFVGENISQLVYKILNEEPVAATAIDPKIPPLFDLIMKKALAKDPLERYRSAKEFAAALEDFTVSFAKKPAMA
- a CDS encoding DUF4321 domain-containing protein, encoding MKKSEIVFLIVSLLLAAIVGGLLGDIIGEFLPQGVAKTLFQKHLSIGFSPVSLDLFSIALTLGLMIKINFVSVLFVVMVIIYFRWWYI
- the purS gene encoding phosphoribosylformylglycinamidine synthase subunit PurS, translated to MSKNKKVVCRVRLKDGVLDPQGVTIKHALEQLGFADVLDVRSGKVFELTFKDTANGNLKAMTEEICRKVLANPVIEEFEVGEV
- a CDS encoding twin-arginine translocase TatA/TatE family subunit; this translates as MPNLGFQELIIIFLIVLLLFGAKKIPDIAAGLGRGIRDFKRAMKDTGDEIQKSTTTDPSAPNSSAAPDKKE
- the pssA gene encoding CDP-diacylglycerol--serine O-phosphatidyltransferase, producing MANFRGIFPGAFTMGNMLCGFFSILSAHNNEPARAAWFVILAAFLDGLDGKVARLSRGTSNFGKELDSLADIVSFGVAPAFLVWSASLGNFDRYGFMIGAVFMMAGAFRLARYNVMADPHTKSHFVGLPIPIAAITVCSYFIFSLSLWQEIRFPELVVGMMIICSALMVSNVFYDSLPERFDRRENRWRMAFILVFLIALLIKPRLALFPFMAAYVLFGVAREAVRIMNNTRRNHRERKDVQE
- a CDS encoding phosphatidylserine decarboxylase family protein; translation: MIERDGLRFIVPAALASLLCWLLVYATHSYMGMVLALLATACTGFVIYFFRDPDRTPPAGENSILSPGDGKVIVVEERTFADGTTYNLVSIFLSVFDVHVNRIPISGTVKRVEYIPGRFHRAYEPQAVSENERAEITIASRCGDVRFSQVAGILARRVVCRVREGDTVTRGARCGLIRFGSRVDLFLDHRVHLEVKIGDRVAGGVSVIGRFPQDG
- a CDS encoding adenylosuccinate lyase, with product MIPRYTPRDIGKLWTDEHKFATWLKVELAVAEVQAQMGIIPASAYHQLKANAKFSVKRIDKIEAEVKHDVIAFLTSVSENVGGAAKYLHFGMTSSDLVDTAQGVTLKEAGELILHRLAAAAREVRKKAIRYKKTPCMGRTHGVHAEPTTIGLKFLLWYMELQRQRERLQHAVKTVAVGKISGAVGNYANLDPKIEAAVCRKLGIAAAPISTQVLQRDRHAEFIAAIALLGASLEKFATEIRALQKTEVLEMEEGFSKGQKGSSAMPHKRNPITCERIAGLARVLRGNMVASYENIPLWHERDITHSSVERVILPDSTALISYMLDLFTQVIANLQVYPKNARRNLELTGGLVFSGRLLLALAAACGSREKAYRMVQRNAMAGWQGRGRFIDLVKADPDIARYLRPQQVEACFDLAYYFRNVDKIYAKCLK
- the purQ gene encoding phosphoribosylformylglycinamidine synthase subunit PurQ — protein: MRFGVVTFPGSNCDYDSFMVIREQLGEQAEFIWHKDHNLAGFDCIILPGGFSYGDYLRSGAIARYSPVMKSVIQYVNDGGLVIGICNGFQVLLESGLLPGAMLRNKTLRFICKHVYLRCETTDSPFSNCLAVGEVLKIPIAHTDGNYYWYTGDVAELERNNQVIFRYSTPEGEITAPANPNGSINNIAGLCNRRRNVFGMMPHPERASEALLGSADGLKIFQSILAYARSGVTA